Genomic DNA from Prunus persica cultivar Lovell chromosome G1, Prunus_persica_NCBIv2, whole genome shotgun sequence:
CAACAACCGCCCCTCGACGACCAGAAAATTACCGAAAATGCCACTCCCTCCTCCGATTCCGATCCCAAACCCTCCGCCGACCCCAGACCCCCTGCCGCAACTAGATCGTTCGTTGTGGAGATTGCGTGCGGAGGGTTCCTCATCGTCTTCGCTATCAACTACTTCACCGGAAAGCGGGTGAACGAGAACATCGCCCTAGCTTGGGCTGCAAAATTCGCGACGAAAGACTCGATCTTCGAGAAGAACTTCAGCCTTTTGGGGGTCGGAGACGGCGACGACTCGCCGTTGCTGTTGAAGGAAGGGCAGAACGTATTCAAGTTCTACGCGAGTGGGCGGAGGTGCTGCCAGGGGCTTTTGGCGACGATGGAGCTCAAGAGCCGCCACGATTTGATCTCCTCCATTTTCAACTTGGTGGTGCCGAGTAGGGACGAGATCAATCTCGAGGTTTATATGAATGATGATGCGATGGACCACGTGGTTTTCGCCGTGGCGAGGAAGAAGGCGGCCAAAGCAATGCAGAAGGAGGTTCCCGACTTGCAGAAGTTTGCCGGGATCCTGTCGCCGCCCACTGGAAGGAAGTGGGTTGCTGAGGACTTGGCTGTTATCTCAGAGTCGAAGGAGGTAGCTGGGGATTTGATCACCGAGACTGTGCTTGATCAGGTtggtttattttcttcttcatggcAAATTTgttatggtttttttattttattaatctgGTTTATCGTTGCGTTTAGATGGTATTTGGTTTGAGTGGTTATTGTTTAATTCGGGCTTTGCACCTCTTACTTGCTTGCAATGAGTGTGCTTTCAggtgtttagttttcttgatagTATGAACTGCATTCGATCAAATGATTATGTGTTTGACTATATTGGGTAGGCTGTATATGCACATATATACAGGTAATAATAAGATTCTGTTTTACTGCAATGATAATGCTGAAGACCATATAAActgcaaaactgaaaaactgaagaaTCATAAACAACTTATGCTTATTATAACAGTTGTTTTTGGGTTCCATGTGAATGGCCAACCATAGGATTGAAGGCCCATGATAGGCCACTGTCCTGAGTATTTCGCATGTATGGGTGGTAGCGGGTTATTTGAGTCCTTAATTCTTATCTACTGTTCAGTTCATGTACGCAGTTGTTAGTGGTTAAGTGTTAATGTCTCTAACTAGTGGTAGTTAGTGttatatttgtgtgtgtgtgtatatatatatatatatatatgttaatgGTGCATTATAgtgaaatgaaataagaagAGTTTGATTTCCATTATATCACTGGTGCATTCTAGCCATAACTGGAATTAGTATTCcaatcaaatattttattcCTTTGGCCCAGTTCATTAGGCCAATGATTGAATACTCTCTATCTGATTACATTTACAGGTTTCTTTGTCAGTGATTTTGTAAATTGCTTTAGTATTTTCGACCATTTTGCTCTTTTTGTCGGGCTTTAATGTGTTGTCTGGCCATGAGTGAATGAACTCTGTTTTAGAATTGCTCTCGTGTTGATGCCTACTTTTAATAGAAGTGTGCTCTGAACTAAATTTATGCATTATGTGTGGGAATGCATAACTATTGCAGAATCTCTGGATAGGTATTATTTCTCCTTTAAGGTTTGATATCGTAATTAGTACCGATGAAGgtggaatttgttttgttgagtCAATTATGGCGGCTGAGAATTATGTATTGCGGATGAGAAAGTTGTATTACTTTTGCATTACTCTCACAGTGTTGGATTAAAAGATGGTATCTCAGCCAACCTTTCAATATAATGGGGGCACAAACTGGGTGCTTGTATAAGTGTGACCTGCTGGCGTTTCCAAAATCGGATCAATCTTTTTAATCTAGCGGCAGATGAGAGATGCGCAAGTAATGTACAAACTCTCATATGCCTTAGAGAAATTCTGTTTGGTTGTTAGTCACATTATGCTTTGTTAGTACCTGCAACTTTTGTTTGTAATGTGGGGTGCATTCCTTATGGGCCTTTGTAGGAGAGGCTGTGAGAATGATAAAACACCTTTCCTCTATCATAATTGCCATGGAAAAGTGCTgttctttatttattcttctctcataataaaatttgttttagttttagttctctctctctctcaggtttcaaatcaaagaagaagataatacTCTAGGAACAAAATAAGCCCCAGTCATTTTCCCCTTTAATGAGTCAATCCCCTCTCTTATCATAGTTTTAGCCTAAGGTCCAATTTGAACTTCCTGATTTCTAGGAGATTGAACCTGGACCCACTTTGAATCTATATTTGAGTCTTGATCCGGCAAGATTACAGGGCAGGGCGCTGTAGGTGCCCTACTTAGCCAGTTCAATCCCATACCTAGATGCAATTGGGAAGAAAGGAGTGTtgcatatttttttggtcCTTTTATCATTAGGTTTTTCTTGTGCACTGATAGACTTCTATATAATGTATTCCATGATCGGGTTGCTGGGGAATTTAAAATCTTATTCAACCATTTAACCAGAACACCCAAGTTCATTATTATGCTTCTTAGTCCTATAACTTGTGCCTCTTAAGTCCCAATTCCGTCTGAGTTGTCCATTCTGTTTCTTGATTCCCTAACATTTACCTTTTGATGTGTGGTTTCTTGATTAGCTGTTACATTTCTTTCCATTCATTCATTTGTTTAGACATTGTGGTGTTGATTCTAGACTTATACAATATTTGTTGGATCAATCACAGAGTTGGCAGAAATATTTGATACATCTGGTATTTGCAGGTTTTTGGTGAGAAAGCTTTTCAGAAATTTGGAAAGGGGTTCATCTACATGCATTTTTCAGATCAACATCCAGGGACACACAAGAAGATGCTTTTGTTCAAGTTTGCCCTACCAGATGCCAGTAACATGGCGGATATGACTCGTTTGGTGGCTCTGGTACCTTATTATATTGATTTGATTGGGCGCTACAAACTAAGTAGTCAGGTTGGTCGGCTTCCGGTTATATTGTGGAATCAAAGTTTAGAACAAAAATTGCCATTTGGtctaattttctaatttcGAAATGTTCTAATGCAGGCTCGATCAAAAACAGAAGCAATCAGATCAAAAGCTGCTCAAGAGGCTTACAAGGAACTCCAAAATGCTAGACAAGAGGCCTTGCAAAGAAAGAAGGCAGAGAGGAAAAAGATGATGGAGGAGGCCGAGGCTAAGCTCAGTGCAGAGAGTATTCGcaagaaagaagcaaaagagCGTGCTCGTCAGATGAAGAAAGCAATgccgaaaataaaaatgaccCGTGCTAGCTGATTCTTGAATTTTACTTGTCATTggttcctcttcctcttcatcttctATTTAATATCCTTGTGATATCTAGCTGAGTCTTGCCTGCCATAAGTTTTGGTTCCGCACCCTTGCAGCCTTGTACTGTTAATTGTCTGAATTAGTTTGCCTCTAACGTTATCACATCAATAGGTTTTGAATGTACCAAAACTCAATACCGTAAAACTCCCAGCATTTCTTTGTTGACATTTTTCGGAGCCTCTACAAAAATTTGAGATAATTTTGTGTCAAATTTCCTGCGACGAGGGAAGAACaaataaactcaaaaaattgaaatcaatcAAACTGCAATTCTACGAAGGTGAGTGCTCTAGGAGTTCAAATGAGTGTCAAATATTGGTAATTTGAAGGTGGACCTAAGTATGCTCCTTTCGTTCTctcatattttgatatttatagggtatagccgcgcggctctaCTGTTGAAATATTCTAAGAGAGGCTatagttttgaaaaaaattctatttatagggtatagccgcgcagtatattttaaaatatttccaCATTGCatcaacaataaaaatatagatTTATATTTGCTGGATTAGATTTCTCCcaacgaaatttcgtcggaaGAAGTTTCTTTTTAGTATCTCTTggtcaatatattttttttaacaaaaaactttctttttattaattgaatcatatcttagccttatttaattacttatttgagtaattatgttttaattattattttttagtgaataattagtattaaatattttcattaacttcacaaattatattacttaataaataataattaatttttttaatttttttctttaataaaatatttaaatactaattattcactaggtaaataataattaaaacatcactagtaattaaagtaattaaaaaagaaaacacattaGAATATTAATAGTGTCGCTGTGCGGTTGTACTGttgaaacaataattaaaacataattactaattaaagtaattaaaaaaggaaatatctTGAAGATATAGAATATTTCAAAAGTACTGCCGCACGGCTATATgctgtaaataaaattttcaaacatcTAGCCGATTGCCTATACTGTGAAGGTAGAATATTTGAAAAGTATCGCCGAGCGGCTATATGCCATTAATAGAAtttattaaaagtatagccCGCCGGCTATATGCTGTAAATAGAATTTTTCAAACGtttagccgcgcggctatactctgtagttaaaatttttaaacgtatagccgcccggctatactctgtagGTAGAATTTTcaacagtatagccgagcggctataccctGCAGATGGAACATTTCAgaagtatagccgaacggctatactctgtaaATAGAATCTTTcaacagtatagccggtcggctatgcCCTATAAATATCATAATGTGAATAGTTAGCATTTTTGCTTACCACTTTAGTTAACCttatttaacttttaaataaaaattttaaaattttttttgaaaaagagcCAATAGCCTGattctctccctctttttcctccattcccttttttttttaaaataaaaaatttatttcctcctcctcccccgACGAGTCTGGTTTACCTGTTACCAAAGTTCCTGTGGCCCCCTGTTTCCCTGCTAGTTTTGTGACATGTGGCAAGCCACTTAACACCACTTAACTCTGTTAActctttttgcttctttttactgtttgttttttttgctttttctcccTGTTCTGCCCTTTTCTGTCTTTTCTCGTTCCCTCTTCCCTCATctccttccttttttgttctcttttccagatctccaccaccacgttttttttttttttttttttttgcttttgctttgtttttctttttctctcatctctctctcaaaaaaatGGCGGGGAAGAAAGGAACACATTTGAGATTCAATGATCAGAGTCCAAATTCCCAATAAAGAAATGCTAGTTAACAATCAATTGGTACTGGGTAAAAAAAGCACAACTGATAGTTCACTGTCCATGTCAAAACACAATTTGAAAAAGGCTCTTGCATGTTTATCGACAGCGAAGACAAATCTTTGAAGACGAATGAAGATTTAACTACGATCGAAGATTTGCCTTGTTGAAGACCAGCGAAGATTTTGGCTTCGCTGTTGAAGGCGAGAGCAGACGAAGAGGGtttaggatttagggtttagagctGGTGTTTCAGCTCGAGTCCATGTGTTATTTTGGGCTGGTAAGGGAAAAATGACGGAGGGAGggggaaagaagagagaaaggggCATAACAGGCagaaaaagcagaaaaaaaaaaaaaaaaaaaaaaaaaggcaaaaagagTAACACAAAGTTAAGTGGTTTTAAGTGGCTTGCCACATGTCATGAAATTAGTAGGGAAACAGGGGGAACAGGAACTTTAGTAACAAGTAAACCGTACTCTCCCCCgacccttctctcttctctctccctctctcactctgtatttctctctccctcagtTTAAATTTTGATTACAGGGTCCTGCATGGTTGATCTTATTGAGGTTAAGCTTTTTGTGATCTTAGTATGATTAGATTGATCAATGAAATTTAAATGCAGATtagttcattaaaaaaaaacacttccCATTTTCTTGTTCGTATGAGGAACCAACGTAAATCAAGTAAATATGTAATTGCTAATCGAATACCACAAAGAAGTTGCATATGGATTTCAAACTGGAAACAAAATACAGAAGCTTCGCTATAATAATGGAGTCTCCAATTTCCTTCCACGATACTagtagtaattaattattaaattgaaaaattaaatatcattacaagaaaagaaaaagaaaaatgtaaacTGCAATACAgctgatgatgaagaaaaaattaaatgcgGAATCTGGAAATCCGAATGGAAGGGAAGAGTCGgggaagagaaggagagagaagagtcGGGGAAGGAGGAGGAAAGAACATGTGTGCCAAGTGACTCGAGCACGCATCGCCCATTTTGAACTCCcctagagagaagagaaatagTTACCACCGTCACGAGACCAATCAAACTAGAAAGAAGCATAAAAAACGGTACCCgctttttatctttcttttttgtgggCCCACCTTAAACACCAGTAAAATATAGAAACCATATCAATTCCGTCACTGCAACTTCGAAGCTCAACAtgtctctctccctctctctctgagaaagaaaacccaaaaaaaatgcttGATGGCAACGAAGAGCCCTCGAAGCCCAACAAGGCCGAGAGCCCACCACAGCTCAAGAAATCCCGGACCGTCATCACCACCGCCTCTGACGACGCGGGACCCACAAACCCAATTTTCCCGGGCCCACTCTTTCCCGCCGTCCGACGCATCTCCACCGCCGTTGCCTCCCGCCAGTGGCCGCCGCCCGATCGCCGCGCCTCCAATGCGCCCGCGGACCACCGAGACTTCTCCGACCGCGACTGGGTCTTCCCTTCCTTCGTCGTCCCACAGAACACTTCCAAACGCGGCAAGAAGCTCGCCTCCTCTGATTCACGTACGACTGCGGCGCATGGTAAGCTTGTCGACGCGTCACACCGGATTGCGTCCCAGTCTCCGCCTGCTGCGTCGGTGCCGAAGCCGGAGGCTGAGAGGAAGAAATTGAAGGTGGTGCCAAGTGGAGCTCCGGCCTCTTCTTCGAGTGAGTTGACTCGGCTGAGTTCGAGGTGGCCTGGGGAACTTAAACGTCATTTGTTACTAGTTGTGGTAAGCCATTTGATTCATTTTCAGAATTTGCATCAATTTTCGTACTCTCTAACTTCACTCAGCTGAGCTCAACTACTAGATTTTCTGATTTCTGTTGAAACGAATGTAGGCTTTTGTAAATTCTACGATACCGTTTTTCAACTTCCTCTAGATTCTAGGAAACAACGTTTTTTATGTTCTCCTATACTACTATTTTTAGGTCAaagctcttttttttaagGGAAAACAATGCATATCCACAATTCTAGACTAATTTATGTTGAATTTTACGTATGTGTAAGGTTTTCAATCGGTTGAATGAGCTACTTAAAATAACATAATGCGAATTTATTTATGACCCAAGTCCttccaacaaaaaagagagagaaaaaaaaaaaaaaaaaactttagtcCTTGCAATCACACTGTTCCCATTTATGCTGCAGTTGTATGTTGGTTTCGTCTGCTGTTTACGGAAAGATGCTGTTTCTGTATTAAAGTTACCGAAAATGCTAAAATACTATGAGGAGAAGTGATGTGCCTATGTCTACGTCTTATAATAAGATGTACTACCATTGTCTTATTCTTGAGTTGTTTAGCTGCTCACTGATTACGGGAATTTTCTGGATTTTTAAGAAGTAAATAGTAAATGATGTTAATTTATCAGCACCTCTTTTGCCTTTCTTTGTGCAAAATCTATATCAACCAGAAATTGCTTCTGATGCTGTACTTTTGTATTGTTGAAATTACGAGTTTAATAATTTTGTATAAACTTCTTCTGTTGCAGCTTACTTTCACTTGTATATTATCTATAACTTATGTATTTTATCTGCGGCAGAGAGTTGCACAACTTGAGGTATGTTTCATGGCTTCAACCCTATTTTGGTTCTTGGTTTGACATTCTCTATAGTAGTCTCCCTAATAATCAATTACGCTGCTTTCAGGAATGGTGTACCGAAAAAGATATCGATTCAAATAGCAGCTTTAGTCTTTTTCTGGCTGAGAAgaatcccttttttttccattttgctAATGCTGAAAGAAGAACTGTTGCTTTGTATGCTGTGGTCATTATACTTACTATGCCATTTGTATTGTACAAACATCTTGATTATCTTTCCCAAATAAGGAATCTCTCAAAAAGGATGAAGAGTAACAAAGAGGAGGTTCCCATAAAGAAGAGGATTGCATATATGGTGGATGTGTGTTTCTCTGTCTATCCATATGCGAAACTGCTTGCGCTTCTGTTTGCAACAATATTTCTTATAGGGTTTGGTGGATTGGCATTGTATGCAGTCAATAAAAATAGCTTTGCTGAAGCTCTTTGGCTCTCATGGACTTTTGTTGCTGATTCTGGAAACCATGCTGACACAGAAGGCCTTGGGCCAAGGATAGTTTCTGTCTCTATAAGTTCAGGAGGCATGCTAATATTTGCAATGATGCTTGGGCTTGTTTCTGATGCTATATCAGAGAAGGTTGATTCACTGCGGAAAGGGAAGAGTGAAGTCATTGAAATGAACCACATCCTAATTCTTGGATGGAGTGACAAACTGGTAAACTCTCGACCATTTTTAAATTGGATACACCCTCTATCTGAACTTCTTGGTTTATATTCAAGTGATATCTCAATCTTGCTTTCCctttaaacttttttcttctttagatctctaattttgttttagatTTGGGATGTGATTCACAAATTCTAGGATGCCATACGACTtgaatttcttcaaaattgtATTGTTGGGCATTTACTGCATGATGTGAAACATGAACTTGGTTGTTAACACATACCAAAAAGAATAGGGAACTTAGGTGTTTGCATGACTATTAGTCTTCAAGTGATATCTCCATCTTGCTTCTTGAATATGCTTTTAGATTTGTGCTTTTGGCAGTTAGTACTGTATGGGTAATTATAATGTCTCTAGGGACTCATTTTAAGTCCTTTGTTGTTTCACTTCTTCTGTATTCATTTTAACTGGTTTCACAGATAGATTCTTGTAAGCTCATGTTTCTCGTGCAATTGAAAAACGATCCTTAAAGGCCCCTAAACCTCTCTTTCCTTATCGTCTAAGAAACTAAGCACCATTATATCTTATAAAAGAAGTTCTCTCTGTGAGCTTTATAGTTAAGGAGTCAAacaggaaagaaagaaggggaaTCAAAATTTTCGTTTTTTGCTGCTTCAGGGTTCACTTCTAAAGCAGCTAGCAATAGCAAACAAgagtgttggtggtggtgttgttgTTATACTTGCTGAAAGAGACAAGGAGGAAATGGAGCTGGATATAGCAAAGCTTGAATTTGACTTCATGGGGACCTCTGTTATATGCAGAAGCGGCAGCCCTCTTATACTGGCTGACCTGAAGAAGGTACGTTGGGTGTCTTTGATATTCCTCTTATATACTACTAGTACTAATGTTGTAGTTTTGTTCGTTGAAGGGTTCAATACTATGTATTTCATTTTCTCAACTGCTGGTAGTATTATTTTGATTGgaacatatatttttcaagGTAGTTATAGGTGCTTCATCCTCTTTCCATAATGTTATTGTTTCTGCttccgtctctctctctctctctctctctctctctctctctctctctctctcatggtTGCTGATTCagattgggttttgttttgtcatTTGCAGGTCTCAGTTTCAAAGGCACGTGCTATCATTGTATTGGCATCTGATGAAAATGCAGATCAGGTTATTTCTTATTTCAGATGCCCTCTTACGTTTCTCAGAGGTTTACATTATTGCGCATCAAACTTTAGTTACATTGGTTGTATTATGTTTCCAGAGTGATGCGCGTGCTTTGAGGGTTGTGCTCAGCCTAACTGGGGTGAAAGAGGGTTTGAGGGGTCATATTGTTGTAGAGATGAGTGACCTTGACAATGAGCCTCTGGTGAAGCTTGTTGGAGGAGAACTCATAGAAACAGTTGTAGCACATGATGTGATTGGAAGGTTGATGATACAGTGTGCTCTGCAGCCTGGTCTTGCACAGGTAACTCTAGGGAGCTGAGCTTTAATTACACTTCTTAAAACTTGTGCAAGTCATATAAGACTAGTTCTTTCCTTCTGTGATTAAGTTTGTTTTCCTGAGTTCTGATAATGTTTTAATTCCATTTAAGTATATATTTGTCTGGTGAGACGAGGTTCACTGGGCTGAGTAGGGCTGGAAAATGGCCCAGGGAACAGTGCGCCAGCCAATTTGGCCCATGTTTTGGGCCATGAATCAGCATGACCTGGCCCAATACCTAGCCTGAGGCTCACACTAAATACTtaaatagtttttattttgtttcatttaatattGTTAGAGTTGTTAAATAttgctttattattttaatgagTTACGTATATATTTGGTAAGAGCCTAGTTACATTAGGGGTAGGAGTAGCTTTCTACAAGGAATTGATATAGTTTACCACAACGGTTCTACCTCCAAATAGGAAACATTATTTGTGCAGAACCAGTCAATTCTTGCCACATATTGAAGAGTGAAACCTATGTGGAAAGGGGAAAACCCAAGGAAAAAGTAATGCCATTTAATGAGCATTTTAGGAAACAAACTCAATTGTTAAGTTTACGGTTACTGAGCATTCCAATTGTATGGCTGAAAATCAGTCTTTGTtgagaacaagaagaaatattTTGAAGAGTTGAGAGAAGTACAAAACATGATGGAGAGGGATTCATCAGAATCACGTAAAGATGCAACCAAAAACAGCAAGACCCATACCAAACCAAAGCAAACAACCCACACAGTCTAAAATGGCAGACCAATCCAAAGGATAAGGCAATTGGAGTGCAGAAACAAATGGTTCACGCTTTCTGCTCCATCTTTGCACATCACATACCATTAAGGAAGAAGACAATGAGGAATTTTTATTCCTTGAACCTTATAACAAGCTGTAACCCTAACATGAGCGACCATCTGTGCTAACACCCGAACCTTAGGAGGTACTTCCGTCCTCCAAAATGCATTTGAGGGGATGACaggagaaagagaagggtTATCCATCAAATGTCTAAAGTAGGATTCATGAGAACATAGACAATATCTCTCTTACATTATTTAAACCTTGGGATTCTCTATTATCTCTTTTGCATATCTGAAAAACCATATAtgctttatatttttcaataaattccttttttcactaatttattaattttctttggtcAGATATGGGAGGACAtattggggtttgagaatgcTGAGTTTTACATCAAAAGGTGGCCTCAATTGGATGGTCTTCGTTTTGAAAATGTGCTTATTTCATTTCCTGATGCTATTCCCTGTGGAATTAAGGTTGCTGCAGATGGTGGGAAGATAATTTTAAATCCAGATGATAATTATGTTCTGAAAGAAGGGGATGAGGTTCTTGTTATAGCAGAAGATGATGATACTTATTCTCCATGCTCCTTTCCCAAGGttatcaatattttctttgtgtaCCAACAATATACTGTAAAAATTGTAAAGTTTCAAAACTATATTTTGTGCTACACTGCTACTATTATGCTGATAATGATATCATTCTCAGATTTAATAGTGAAGTATGAAGACCCCAGCAGTTACATTAAGCAACTCACTCGTTTgtagaaaatatttttgattATTAGTTGATGGATCCCCATTATACAGGATTAACAACTGaacaagaaattttttagGATTAACAATCAAACTAGGTTATCTT
This window encodes:
- the LOC18788202 gene encoding ion channel DMI1: MLDGNEEPSKPNKAESPPQLKKSRTVITTASDDAGPTNPIFPGPLFPAVRRISTAVASRQWPPPDRRASNAPADHRDFSDRDWVFPSFVVPQNTSKRGKKLASSDSRTTAAHGKLVDASHRIASQSPPAASVPKPEAERKKLKVVPSGAPASSSSELTRLSSRWPGELKRHLLLVVLTFTCILSITYVFYLRQRVAQLEEWCTEKDIDSNSSFSLFLAEKNPFFFHFANAERRTVALYAVVIILTMPFVLYKHLDYLSQIRNLSKRMKSNKEEVPIKKRIAYMVDVCFSVYPYAKLLALLFATIFLIGFGGLALYAVNKNSFAEALWLSWTFVADSGNHADTEGLGPRIVSVSISSGGMLIFAMMLGLVSDAISEKVDSLRKGKSEVIEMNHILILGWSDKLGSLLKQLAIANKSVGGGVVVILAERDKEEMELDIAKLEFDFMGTSVICRSGSPLILADLKKVSVSKARAIIVLASDENADQSDARALRVVLSLTGVKEGLRGHIVVEMSDLDNEPLVKLVGGELIETVVAHDVIGRLMIQCALQPGLAQIWEDILGFENAEFYIKRWPQLDGLRFENVLISFPDAIPCGIKVAADGGKIILNPDDNYVLKEGDEVLVIAEDDDTYSPCSFPKVCAGSCPKTVEPPKYPEKILFCGWRRDIDDMIMVLEAFLPPGSELWLFNEVPVIERDRKLTDGGLDVSRLENIKLVHKEGNAVIKRHLESLPLETFDSILILADESLEDSVVHSDSRSLATLLLIRDIQSKRLPDKDTKTTSLRLSAFSHSSWIREMQQASDKSIIISEILDSRTRNLVSVSRISDYVLSNELVSMALAMVAEDKQINRVLEELFFEQGNEMCIKPAELYLYDQEELCFYDIMLRGRQRQEIVIGYRLANTERAIINPSPKSERRKWSHDDVFVVISMSE
- the LOC18791703 gene encoding uncharacterized protein At5g49945, with protein sequence MASLSLLPLLSLFLSLFLLSHLSFSPTVVVADSHFEGFEDADGIDDADDEDSSLPLSTLTRPSQTPLTTTPSQPDSPPSPDPSQPDPDPNPTPNLDPPPTDLPKPSSTSFEYWDEDEFEGLPIQPEQPLQQPPLDDQKITENATPSSDSDPKPSADPRPPAATRSFVVEIACGGFLIVFAINYFTGKRVNENIALAWAAKFATKDSIFEKNFSLLGVGDGDDSPLLLKEGQNVFKFYASGRRCCQGLLATMELKSRHDLISSIFNLVVPSRDEINLEVYMNDDAMDHVVFAVARKKAAKAMQKEVPDLQKFAGILSPPTGRKWVAEDLAVISESKEVAGDLITETVLDQVFGEKAFQKFGKGFIYMHFSDQHPGTHKKMLLFKFALPDASNMADMTRLVALVPYYIDLIGRYKLSSQARSKTEAIRSKAAQEAYKELQNARQEALQRKKAERKKMMEEAEAKLSAESIRKKEAKERARQMKKAMPKIKMTRAS